TCTTTAAGGGTGTAAACAAATCGAATTGAACTGAGTCACACTGAGCTTAGCTATTGTTAAACTTATTTATTCACTTATCAAGTTGTTTATGctagtttattaaaaatctcatcGAACTCAGCTAATAGTATTATTGTACTTATAAATTATGTTAAATATTTATGTAAtacataaaatttatattattattattttatttttaatatattatgactaatttaaaattataaaatttataaattattatatatttatatattcgaataaaaaataataaataaatttatatttaaattttatacaaGTTAATAAATAAGTTGTTACTTTCTTCATGAATATTAACAAATCAAATTTACTAATATTTAAACTTATTGATTTCATATATTCTattgaacaaatataaataaattttatcaaatcaaatattaaacttattttttccaATTCATTTATGCCCCCAAGCCTCCGAGCTTATCTTTtatgtttaattaaataaattttcatttaAATGATCTATTGAATCATAGTTATTTGTTAATGCTTGAACTAAAATTAAGAGAATATATAtagaaaatcataaaaatcacATCAAATTATACTTTTCTTATTGCTGGTTCACATTAATGTTAAATACTAAATTTTATGTtaacttatttttaatttttttaaataactaattaagttaaataaaactaacattttaaaatttataatagaaTGAAAATTAGTTTAGGATTAAATAAagcttaacaaataaataaatatggtaATTAACATCAAATAGATTTTTGCCTCTAGGAGTAGGATATCATGATTAGATCCTCCAATGATAAATCAGGAATTTAGAATTCAAGACTGCgacatattattaaaaaaaactcttcCTAATGAGTAGTGAACCTAAGAATATTATCTGTCAAGATATACCTTCATATACATTTACCCAGATAAccgatagaattttttttatgagatTGAATCATTCCTCCCAAGTCCAATGTTATCTAGTTAATCCAATGATAAATCAAAGATTTAGAGTTCAACTGTgacatattattaaaaaaaattctccttAATGAGTAATGGACCTGAGAATGCAGAttatcaagatatacctccatatACATTTATCTAGGTAACCAATAGAACTTTTATAAGATCGAATTATTCCTCCCAAGTTCAATGTTATCTAGTTAATCAATTCATCAGAATAATCTATCAGTGTAAACTTGGATTATTGTCTTCAAATGAACTCTATGGCCAAAGATGATGTCCTTTTATGGTCAACACGAACAATGATGAGACACATAAATTCACAACGTGATGGAACCAATGGTCTTGCCTAAACAGGATAATTAACAAAAGAAATGTCAGCAATGTATGAATATCTATGGCTTCTGTACATATATACAAATAGATGATCAGAAGAATACTGTGCATTAGATGTAAAGATGGGCATTCCAGCTAAAAGCAACAAAACCACTTTCTGAACTTCGCAGTTTGTACATTGTCTGTatcaaagagaaaagaaaaggacagTTGGTACATAATTGCATGAGAAAAAACGATTGGTGTTACAAAAACACAAGACAAAAGGACTAACCTTAAATTAATTCAAGACCACCTAAGCAGCAAAAAGTGTTCTTCAGAGTTTCTATGGCAACTACTCCCAACCTGCAAACCAGAGTGGGCAATCAACATGACAAGTTCAAAGGAAAGTTGGCTTTACTAAATTTGAATTCGAGTAAATTACCTGGAAAACTAACGGAATTCATCATGAAAGTCATAATGGTTGTCCTCTGTATGAATGGAAGTGTAGAGCACATAGGGATTTTCGATCATCTCTTTCATACTTAAGCGCCCATCTTTATCAGTATCAGCCTGAATGTTTGCCAAGGGTTTGCTCAGAGAAGTAGATTTATACCTCATCATATATTGAAGAGGAAACAACATGCAGTCTATTATACCAGAAGGAACTCATGGTGGAGATATTAATTgaagaaataagtttcatatactGTCCAGGCAATATTTCATGAAGACCCTGTATTTCAAATAATAATTTTCTTTTGACCAAGAAAAACAGTAATAAATTTCCTCAATCTCGACAGCAAAGGAACTCTTATCTTGTGTGTTTAAATTAACTCCTAAATCATCTTTCCATTAAGGATGAAGTCTATAGGTCAAACCTTCTAAGAAAGCACAAAATCCGCAAATATCATACCATCCATTAATTCATAGATGATCCCTTTTACGATGAATCCTTTAAGGTACACTACTACCACATGTGTGTTTTGCTTTATACAATTTGCACTTGGGAAACTTCGAATAGGCTTACTGTTTATTATAAGATTTTTCCCGTATAAGAAAATTGGTCTGTATTAGAAGTTGTTTTCAAATGAAGTAACTCTAACAAGATAGATGATGTTATGCTAGAAGCAAAATAAGCTAAATTAGTTCCTAAAGAAACAATAATCATAAGGCTTCTTCCTATGTTATTCTTAAATTGCATCTTCATCGCTTTCATCGACCTCTTTTTTGATTAAAACATTTCTTATATTATTCTTTTGGAGTTCTGGAATTTATTTATTATGTTTACTCTAATCCTCTGTTTCATattaaatatttcttaatttacaGTAAATAAACAAATAGCAAATGCGGGTGATCTTGCTTGGCAGTATGCATGTTGGATGTATAATTCCAAGACAAGAATCACAGTTGTGATTGTGTTAGCGACGATGATGAACGCAACACTTGGATGTGATATCTTCAAGCTGCAAAGAATACCAAGGTTCCACAAAAATCCAATATGCATTGTAGGCAGAACTTGAAGTAAAATTAGTAATTAATGAGAGGCAAGTTTAGAGCATAGAATTTTAGAGTAGATGTTTCTATGATTCCTCTATGACACATTTGAAGGTTGTGGAGTGATGCATTCAATCCAAATTCAGCTACCACCATAAATTATGGACGTCAATTGCCTTgacattaaaatataaaaaagattGACCATGATCGCATCAGACAACCTGCTAATTGTAGTTAAATTCACCTATTGTGGTGGGATAATGATAGTGACATTGTCAAACCTTGCCCTTTCTCTCATTTCTTTTACCACATGTTTTTTAAGATCATTTACCCAACTGATTCTATCACAAGACGCTTGTCGATGCAGGAGTGTCAAAACAACATTACTTTGGATCAGGTGCTTCAGCGAGTGATCTAATGTGAGAAGAAATTCATTTGCCTCAACTGAGGATTTAACAGGGTTGCATGTCAAAGTCACCTATCTCTCAAGAGAAGAAAATCTCCAAAATAAAGCTATATTTGATAAAATGAATGAGAAAGAGAGGAACTTCTTGTAGGACTTAATAGTCATCTATCACGTAAAACTAGGTACAAAATATAGTAAGTTTGGTAGGAGCAGTAAAAGTAAAACTAATAAAATTATTCCAGGTGTAAAATTAGACCATCAACCAATTAACTTTATCAGAGTAGTTTTATTtgaaaagtattattttttatttttttgcgtGAGTGAAGTGTCATGCTTCAAATTGGCAACAGAAGTGGTATTTGAAGATGCAATCCCATCCAATCTCATTGAAGCTTCTTTTCTTCTCAGAAAGAGAATTGCAGCTAACCTCAACTTTAATGACCAATGATCATCCTATTCAAGGTAACAAACAAGGGACTAATTTTATGGAGATAAGGCAAAATAAGATATTCTTCTCAAGCTATTTTCCAGGGGCTTCATTTTCACTATATCATCTGTGTGAGTTTATGTGAATTGTTGTATTACAAGGTCAAAGTTTTTGAATCACACACTCTACTCTATTCAACGCCATTAGCAAGAATCTTGACGACGTAGAGTAGATCAAGGTCAGAATGCCATGATTCAGGATGCAAATTAGAAATGCATGGTGTAACACTAATGAGCaatgactacccaaatcaacaaggaCAGCATTAATAATTACCTTCACAGAAAGATAAAGTTGATCATCAATAATGGTGCTAACTCCAAATGGGCAACCAATAATCTATAGTTGAATCATTCGTGTAGACAATGGAAGTGCTTATATGGCAAAATATTATCTAGATGATGAAGCATATTAAGGATATGAAAAGACTAACAAGTAGAGGGTTCAAAACTGACCTTCTATACCTACAACCATGAATGGGTTCATTATTCTATGTTTGTACTCAGTGAAGGTAAATCTTATAGACTTGAAGTCATTAGATCCACTACTAACTTCATCTCCTTAAAAACGGTTGCACTAGAAGATGATAAGATTCACCTCAGAAAATTAGTAAATTTCTGAGTTTATTAGCACATCAAGTGGCAAAGATGAGCCAATCATTTTCAacactaattttttaaaatttaattaatgaaataatGATTCCAGTTGGACCAACCACTTTATAAGGTATATTGAAAGACAAATAGACAAAGAAGTTACAATTGACAATTTGTATAACCTAACCTAACAAGCTAATATGTAGATCTGAAAGTTATAGAAGACATGGAGCAGGTacaatcttttaatttatcagaactCAAAGATAAAGGAACATATCAGCAAAGATCTTTCATTATGGGATCAGTATTCTTAGGGAAAAAAAAAAGTCAGGATTCTCTTGATTCTTTTGACTGTTCATGTAAAGAAAGACATGTCCTTTGGACTACTGTCTCAACTTTGAAATATTCATCTCTGATGTGAATAAAACCCTATATGGTATATAGTTCAAATAGGAGTAAGCAGAAATATTTGATAATCCTCAGGCAAACTAGAAAAATGGATTTGAGTCAACCTAGAATTTTAACTATTTCAGGTTTCAGCTCAAGATTGAAATATTTAATGTgctatttgtattttggttttaattaaaatttcaagattctaaaaccaaaaaaaatctgaaaactcaaaaaCTAAatcgaataattttttttattcatatttaatCTGACTATTGTTGAAATTTCTTGATAACCAAAATCAATTGAGTTGGATCAAATTTTCCAAAACTCTGACTTGACCTATTATGATTCCCACTTCTAATATGGATCCTATCCAGTAAACATGCCACCATAACAagtatttattttctgttttattGCCTTACTTTATAAGGCTTTACACATCAAGAATCATCATTCCCCATATTCCTATATAGATCAATGTTCCAAACTCTTTGCAATGAAGATAAGATGACCATAATATTTGAGCAAAGTAATGAATGAAAAACAACATTTATGCTTCATTTTAATGGTTTTGAAATATTGCCAAAAAAACAGTATAAATCCAGTCATTTTCAGTAGATGAGAGGTGCAAAATATTTATATGGATAGTTGAAGTATGCAAGACAGTAGTAGCCATATATTCCCTTATCAACTGTTGGTTCACTAGATACCTGAAGTACATGTGTAACTGAGACAACCAGTAGAAAAAGTTAGTAGAACTCTTGCTCAGCCAAATTAAGATCAAGTTTTTCACTTCATGCCTTGCTAAATTAATGTTGTAGCACAAACATTATTCAATTTACAAAACTATAACAGGAAAAAGTTATCTACTATGTGACTGTTTGTATTGTAGCCATGAAATGAAGACAAATATTCTGTGAACCTAGTAAAGTACCTCCATAATAGCATATTCAGCTTGTTGTTTTGCATAATAACGCTCTGATGGATGTAGATCACCAATGACAGGTAACAGTTCATCCTCAGACAGGTAGctgtaaaaaaaatcataaaatgatATATGCCGCCACCTTTATTTGTAATACTCTGATTAAATCTCAACGTACATACCTATCATTGTCATGGTCAAGCTGTGAGAATAACTTTTTAGCTGGCACCTCTGCAGAGGTATCAGATTCCAGTGTGAAATTGTGAACATCATCACTTCGCCTAATTAACTGGAATAAGCCATTAAAATACTCTTGAAAATTTAGttttccatctttatctttaTCATTTTCCCTGAATGGAAAATGCAGAGAATGttagaaagaaaaattaacataGAAGAAGATAGATTAAAATGTGAAGTTTTCAAGCGAAAGAGTTCCATTGAACAGAAACAGCATAGATATACAGAAGGTTCTTATTTCCACATTATTTAATGTGTAAATTGAGGAAAAACAAAATGGCACTGAGCATAGATTCATTGGTAAATTACATAGCTCAGGTGAAGATAGAAGGTTATAATTTCCGGTTTATTAAATCTATGAATTGAGAGACATAAAATGATATTGCTTGATCAAGAGATAGAATAGTTAGACCTTTATATATAGGATCATAACATACCACCTAATGACATATCCAATGTGGGACTAAGTTAATAACACTATACCCACACAAAACTGATAAATCTAATGGCATGAATACTATGAATAGTCATCAGAACTTTTTACTGTTGATAAACCATAATATCACGATCATACCTCATATCAGAAGTATCCATCCATCAGCCTTAGCATGATAAGGTTGttaattctcaaaattaaaaccAATTAGAAGTCACCATAGAACAGAGGTTTAGAGGCTATACAGTATCCAATATATTGTGTGATGTGGATTAGGGATGGTCAACTAGATTGACCATGCTTTTCACACTAGTTTGGAACATATCTAAACTGCTAGAATCTGATTGGCAGCCGTTAAAAGTGGGGTGGGATTTTTGTTGTATAGGTTGGATATACatgagatgatgatgatgatgatgatgatacgGAATTGGCATGATTTTTGCAAATGTATGGATCTTCTACAAAAGGAgagtcttggcgcaacggtaaagttgttgctttgtgaccaaaagatcacaagttcgaatcctggaaacagcctcttgcaaaaagcaggataaggctgcgtacaatggattcttCCCTGCGACTCCGTATAGCGAgaacttcgtgcaccgggctgccctttatgGATCTTCTACAAAACGAATTATCTTTAAGTGACAATTAGAAATCAGAGTACGTCAACAAAAAAACCATGATATAGCTGTACAAATTTTAAGTTAGCATTCAGGTAATAATGATGATCAAACTAGTGTCATTATGCAACAAAATAAAATCAGTATTGTTACAGATAAGATCTATGCAAGTTCTCCACCATTCTTAACATTCAGCTAAACAAATATTCACCAAATAAGCAACAGTTGATTATGGAGTTTAGCATGTGCACCTAATTTCTTCTTTGGCTAACCAACTGAACACCTTGGGATTGCTAGTATCAGATGGATGAAGGAAACTgccaaaaaattgaaaaatgtatGAATCAGATCAAGAAGCTACAATGTATAACAGGATGTAACATAAACAAACATACTCATTAAACTCTGTTAAattaagaagaccatcaccatcCATATCTGATGCATTGAAATGCTCCTCTTGCCACCAACCCATTTTATTGTCTGATGAATTATCATCTGTTAATATGTCAGAGAAAAGATAAGTGAATATCTGACTCAGGTTCTACCTTTATTTATAAACCTATATGTATCCCTATTGTTAAAATTCTATTGTTTATGATAATAGAATGCATAACTTGATGTCATAGGGCAGATCAGCCCATAACTTGATGAAACCACCAAAGTTAATTTTGGCAGATGCAGTATAGTTATTCCTTAACACTTATCAGTCACATTTTGTTATTTAACATTTCATTTTCACCCTAAATCTTAACTGTATAGTTTTTGTTTGAAGTCGAACTTCAAGGTCTAATATTCATACTTCAAATTTACATCAGCAAATAAGAAACTTCAGGGGAAATTATGTCCCTCAATTAATGTCAGTATGCTACTAGACTAAACAACATTGCAACAAGGAAGCACATTTCGTGTTTCTAATATGAAAATTGGACACTGGATGACAGAAATtatgtttgttttgtttttatattGTCGTTTAAGATTGGAAGCCGGCTACAGATGCTCGGGGAAAGGGAGAAAATGCTTAATATATACCACTAAGAATTATAGAGGAAATATCTTCCACAAACGATGTAAGTTAAAAAGGGAAAGGAGGAAATTAGAATAGCCACAAGAATCAAAGTTTCTTGAAATTAGAATAGAATATGACATAAAGGAGGAAACTTCACCAACCATGCAATCGCCGGGCCCATCTAGGTGGTTCGTATTCCGCGAACGAGATTAAGCCATCGTGGTTCTTGTCATGAAGCTCCATGTCGCGTTGCGTCTGATGCATTAGCTCCTGCTTCACCTGCCGGAGATTCCATTCCGCGAGCTCATCGACGGTGATGAAGCCGTCAGCCGGGCCGACATCGATCTTGGGAAAGAGTTCCACGATGCGATGGGTGACGTTGAATTGCGCCTCGTCGTTAATGTAATCCTCGGCATCCATGAAGTCCTTCCATTCCGGCTGGGGCTCCATGGTGGGGGCGTGGCCATCGGGGAAGTAGTGACTCCTCTCCCACTCGCGGTCATCACGGCGGCGTTCGATGTCAACTATAATGGGGTCAAAGTGGACACTCCGGCGGTCGCGACCTAGTGGGGCCGATAGGCCGGCGGCCGAACGGAGCTTGAGGCGGCGGTGCGGTCGGTTGGGTTGGCTTGGGGCAAAAGAAAGGAGGAAAAGGACGAAGATCGCCACGCTCAGATATACTACCAAGGAGGATCTCGCCATCGCCTCCTCTCCTTCCGGTCTCGTTTTGCCTTGGCCCTCTTATCAAAGTCGAGTTAACCCGGCTCCCTATTACAATCAAACTCCGGATCAAAAAAGACGGCTACCCAATTTCTTGACGATTTCTGACTGACTGAATATTTGTGGGCCGCAAATTTTGACCATTGAAAATACAGGTACAACGGTAAAGTCAGATGATATAGGAATCAATAATATTCTTTTCACTAACAAATGAACCGGTATGGTTTGATTTTAGCGGAGAAGAGAATGCCCGGTCAAGGCAGCTCACGATGAACAAATCAATCGCGATTCATAGTCTTTTTTAACTTAAGCCTAATATATTTCGAgtttctaagttttaaaatatttaaattgaaTAGTATGTTTTCGAAATTCCTGTTTCTCTTTATATCCTTTGGTCCATTTCGTCtgataaacttaaaaaattttaaatcactttaaattaaaacTAGTATACTCCTATCAACCTTCTTAATATAAAGGTCCATATGGCGAATCCATGACCTGGTCAAAGTCATGTGGCTGAGTCAAGATTTGATCAATATAGAGACTATGTGACACTCTTCTAGCTAGCCAAGTTGTCGATCTTCCCGACCTCCAAACCGACCAATCTTTCAACTAGTCCAGTCGTCTAGCTGCCGACTTTCTAAGTTTCTAGCATGCGACATTTACTAACACATCATTTAATGtctctttaataatttttaatgacTCTTTAAGGATGAATCTCTTGGGCATCTCCCTTTAATGACTCTTAAGGGTGAGTCTCGGGCTTCTCCTTGTAAGATAAGGGGAGGAAACTCTCTAAAGGGCGGTTTATGCTATCATGATATATGATCATCTACATGATTGCATTTTTCTCATCGTTTCTCTGCTTTATCTCTTTCAAATTTCTATGCTAACTTGGGCATCGGAGTGATCTCGCTGAGCCTCCTACGAATCCTTTGATGTTTGTTACTTTTCACAATAAATTGTCGCAT
This window of the Zingiber officinale cultivar Zhangliang chromosome 3B, Zo_v1.1, whole genome shotgun sequence genome carries:
- the LOC122056443 gene encoding calumenin-like yields the protein MARSSLVVYLSVAIFVLFLLSFAPSQPNRPHRRLKLRSAAGLSAPLGRDRRSVHFDPIIVDIERRRDDREWERSHYFPDGHAPTMEPQPEWKDFMDAEDYINDEAQFNVTHRIVELFPKIDVGPADGFITVDELAEWNLRQVKQELMHQTQRDMELHDKNHDGLISFAEYEPPRWARRLHDDNSSDNKMGWWQEEHFNASDMDGDGLLNLTEFNDFLHPSDTSNPKVFSWLAKEEIRENDKDKDGKLNFQEYFNGLFQLIRRSDDVHNFTLESDTSAEVPAKKLFSQLDHDNDSYLSEDELLPVIGDLHPSERYYAKQQAEYAIMEADTDKDGRLSMKEMIENPYVLYTSIHTEDNHYDFHDEFR